From one Deltaproteobacteria bacterium genomic stretch:
- a CDS encoding archaemetzincin family Zn-dependent metalloprotease — MEKDETKYIYILLIENVEKLADIREVEENLKKEFGLPIRTSSSEINPEDSYDPGRKQYHSTKILKEILDDFPSDALRTIGIIPFDLFIPILTFVFGEAQLGGKVGIVSLARLRQEFYGLPPNQALLQRRLIKEIKHELGHTFGLVHCSLRECVMSVANNIADVDSKGASFCDGCRELLRRNRKELFDHNVE, encoded by the coding sequence ATGGAAAAAGATGAAACCAAATACATTTATATCCTCCTCATTGAAAATGTGGAAAAACTGGCAGACATTAGGGAAGTGGAGGAAAATCTAAAGAAAGAGTTTGGGTTACCCATAAGGACCTCAAGTAGCGAGATAAACCCGGAGGATTCTTATGATCCGGGACGCAAACAATATCACTCCACCAAGATATTAAAGGAGATACTGGATGACTTCCCCTCCGATGCCCTGAGGACGATCGGCATCATCCCCTTTGACCTCTTTATACCGATCTTGACCTTCGTCTTTGGCGAGGCCCAATTGGGGGGAAAGGTGGGAATAGTCTCACTGGCCCGGTTGCGCCAGGAATTTTATGGCCTTCCCCCCAACCAAGCCCTTCTGCAAAGAAGACTCATCAAGGAGATAAAACATGAGCTAGGCCATACCTTCGGGCTTGTCCACTGTTCCCTGAGAGAATGTGTGATGTCCGTGGCCAATAATATCGCTGATGTGGATTCCAAGGGTGCTTCCTTTTGTGACGGCTGCAGGGAGCTGCTGCGCCGCAACCGAAAGGAACTTTTCGACCACAACGTTGAATAA
- a CDS encoding glycine cleavage system protein H produces METRCPFLKEEKVAFCKAFPIRKMLPFDRLYLKDNLCFGKDHTQCPIYQEKEGSKVSGRKVCPFLEVEAMIYCEVYPVKKMIPSSAFRLECPCTTEAYIDCPAYQRIAQGDLPSSEDEAITVRGFLLDDTVYYHKVHIWLQRVDGKLRVGLDDFGQWLLGQIEEVTLPCQGGRVEPAHPLVRVSCAQGTAEIPSPLSGTVVGVNEGLRRDSSLINTDPYGQGWLLEVQPVKGELARLDRQAEGFFSGREARNWLEKEVDRLHCILQTEIGVTMSDGGELLRDLQEVIDPQQWGILIKTFLERKEV; encoded by the coding sequence ATGGAGACAAGATGTCCCTTTTTAAAAGAAGAAAAGGTGGCCTTTTGCAAGGCCTTTCCCATCAGAAAGATGCTCCCCTTTGATAGGCTCTATCTCAAGGACAACCTCTGCTTTGGGAAGGACCATACTCAGTGTCCCATCTATCAGGAGAAGGAGGGAAGTAAGGTCTCTGGGAGAAAGGTCTGTCCCTTTTTGGAGGTGGAGGCAATGATCTATTGTGAGGTCTATCCGGTGAAGAAGATGATCCCCTCCAGCGCCTTCAGGTTGGAGTGTCCGTGCACCACTGAGGCCTACATCGATTGTCCTGCCTATCAGAGGATCGCCCAGGGGGATCTTCCCTCTTCCGAGGATGAGGCGATCACGGTGCGGGGATTTCTCTTGGATGATACTGTCTACTATCACAAGGTCCATATCTGGCTGCAGCGGGTGGATGGGAAGTTGAGGGTGGGGTTGGACGATTTTGGCCAGTGGTTGCTTGGGCAGATAGAGGAGGTTACCCTCCCCTGCCAAGGGGGGCGGGTAGAGCCCGCTCACCCCCTGGTGAGGGTGAGCTGTGCCCAGGGCACAGCCGAGATCCCCTCGCCCCTTTCCGGCACAGTGGTGGGGGTGAATGAGGGGCTGCGCAGGGATAGCTCCTTGATCAACACCGATCCCTATGGGCAGGGGTGGTTGTTGGAGGTGCAGCCGGTAAAGGGGGAGCTAGCCCGTCTGGATCGACAGGCAGAAGGGTTTTTCTCCGGCCGCGAGGCCCGCAATTGGTTGGAGAAAGAGGTGGACCGACTCCACTGTATCCTGCAGACGGAGATCGGTGTCACGATGAGTGATGGGGGGGAGCTGTTAAGGGATCTGCAAGAGGTAATAGACCCGCAGCAGTGGGGTATTCTGATAAAAACCTTTTTAGAAAGAAAGGAGGTATAA
- a CDS encoding glycine cleavage system protein H, whose amino-acid sequence MHSLVEFMVVTKGIEYLIAVAFLFAFIAFWHFVTSVPAPQYERVGVVEMARRIGERIGGFLLPEGLFFHPGHTWAKVDAGDVVTVGIDDFAQKLVGRVNSVQLPQVGSTIRQGERGLSLQVDAKTIPMLSPVDGKVVAVNKDILKSPEGINKDSYDKGWLMKVHAPRIAANLKNLLSGRLAKRWIEEARGQLSSHMNDYNLGLVLQDGGVLVDGIAKNLAPERWDEVAKEFFLTTEE is encoded by the coding sequence ATGCATAGCCTGGTAGAGTTTATGGTGGTAACTAAGGGGATAGAGTATCTTATTGCAGTGGCCTTTCTGTTTGCCTTCATCGCCTTTTGGCACTTTGTCACCTCTGTCCCGGCGCCGCAGTATGAGCGGGTTGGAGTGGTGGAGATGGCCCGAAGGATCGGGGAGAGGATCGGGGGATTCCTGCTGCCCGAAGGGCTCTTCTTCCACCCTGGACACACCTGGGCGAAGGTGGACGCAGGGGATGTGGTCACCGTGGGCATCGACGACTTTGCCCAGAAGCTGGTGGGAAGGGTCAACTCCGTCCAACTGCCGCAGGTGGGCTCCACCATAAGACAGGGTGAGAGGGGTTTGAGTCTGCAGGTCGACGCCAAGACCATCCCCATGCTCTCCCCTGTAGATGGCAAGGTGGTGGCTGTTAACAAAGACATCCTCAAATCCCCTGAGGGGATAAACAAGGACTCCTATGACAAGGGTTGGCTGATGAAAGTCCATGCACCGAGGATCGCGGCCAACCTGAAAAACCTCCTCTCGGGCCGGCTGGCCAAAAGGTGGATAGAAGAGGCAAGGGGGCAGCTCTCCTCCCACATGAACGACTACAACCTCGGGCTGGTCCTGCAAGATGGTGGTGTGCTGGTAGATGGCATAGCCAAAAACCTGGCCCCGGAGAGATGGGATGAGGTGGCCAAGGAGTTTTTTCTGACCACTGAGGAATAA
- a CDS encoding cytochrome c3 family protein, with translation MRGYTLILVGVICLFVAAYASQRKVLATSASIEGLETLTLDSLSKKYEPVIFSHEMHTEVAESCATCHHTPSEETLACSDCHTTPLDPENESKLGLKGAYHRQCLGCHRDSESGPTGCTDCHAKRGAAK, from the coding sequence ATGAGGGGGTATACCCTTATCTTAGTGGGGGTAATTTGTCTTTTTGTCGCAGCGTATGCGAGCCAAAGGAAGGTCTTGGCTACTTCCGCCTCAATTGAGGGGCTTGAGACCCTGACCTTAGACAGTCTTTCTAAGAAATATGAACCTGTGATCTTCTCTCATGAGATGCATACGGAGGTGGCCGAAAGTTGCGCCACATGCCATCATACTCCATCAGAGGAGACCCTGGCCTGTTCTGATTGCCATACCACTCCTCTTGATCCCGAAAATGAGAGCAAACTGGGTCTAAAAGGGGCCTACCATCGTCAGTGTCTTGGCTGCCATCGGGATTCTGAAAGCGGTCCCACGGGATGTACCGACTGTCACGCCAAAAGGGGTGCTGCAAAGTAA
- a CDS encoding 4Fe-4S dicluster domain-containing protein → MVKREEEKNGRIKITRRGFLKAITATSGIGLLSKAKDALGLEEFTGWPDRYGVLTDLSLCVGCRSCEEACNEINNLPPPEVPFEDQTVFEKERRPEPNAWTVVNRYPNPQDENRPIFVKKQCMHCDEPACASACLVGALKKTPEGAVIYNEDVCIGCRYCIAACPFYVPAYDYASPLYPKVRKCILCYEKKIKKGELPACVEACPMEAMTFGKRKDLIKLAYKKILENPDKYVDHIYGEHEAGGTSWMYISPVPFEQLGFVTDIATTPYPEFSRGFLSAVPMVLILWPALLIGFYMWSSSREENAEEERRSEHE, encoded by the coding sequence ATGGTGAAGAGGGAAGAAGAAAAGAATGGGAGGATAAAGATCACCCGTCGTGGCTTTTTGAAGGCCATAACTGCCACCAGTGGCATCGGTCTCCTCAGCAAGGCCAAAGATGCCCTGGGGCTGGAAGAATTTACTGGATGGCCTGATAGATACGGGGTGCTGACCGATCTAAGCCTATGCGTCGGGTGCCGCAGCTGTGAGGAGGCCTGCAATGAGATAAACAACCTGCCGCCGCCAGAAGTCCCTTTTGAAGATCAGACCGTCTTCGAGAAGGAAAGGAGGCCTGAACCCAATGCCTGGACGGTGGTGAACCGCTATCCTAACCCCCAGGACGAGAACAGGCCAATCTTTGTAAAGAAACAGTGCATGCACTGCGATGAACCGGCCTGCGCATCGGCCTGCCTGGTAGGGGCCTTGAAGAAGACCCCGGAAGGGGCGGTCATCTACAATGAGGATGTATGCATCGGCTGTCGCTATTGCATAGCGGCCTGCCCCTTCTATGTCCCGGCCTATGATTATGCCAGTCCCCTCTATCCCAAGGTGAGAAAGTGTATCTTGTGTTACGAAAAGAAGATCAAAAAAGGCGAACTACCTGCCTGTGTGGAGGCCTGCCCCATGGAGGCCATGACCTTTGGCAAGAGGAAGGATCTCATCAAGCTAGCTTACAAAAAGATATTGGAGAATCCAGACAAATATGTGGACCATATATATGGGGAACATGAGGCAGGGGGGACGAGTTGGATGTATATATCACCGGTCCCCTTTGAACAGCTTGGGTTTGTCACGGATATAGCGACAACACCCTATCCTGAATTCAGCAGGGGATTCCTCTCCGCCGTGCCCATGGTACTGATCCTTTGGCCCGCCTTATTGATAGGATTCTATATGTGGTCTAGCAGTCGCGAGGAAAACGCTGAAGAAGAAAGGAGGTCTGAGCATGAGTGA
- the nrfD gene encoding polysulfide reductase NrfD — MTFAEYLKSLITPFNIIVACILCVGIPFYVMRYLQGLIAVMHPSHEYPWGLFICFGLLGTVPLSATGFIMASAVYLFGLKEYKPLVRMAILTGFLGYACAVAFIFTDIGRSWRLYYPMLVSYGPQSILFLVAWHVALYLSTQFVEFCPAIFEWLGADRFRRWALYTTIGATIFGVILSTLHQSALGALFLLMPGKVHPLWYSPYIPVFFFISSIWAGLSMIILVAWICKKAFRGRSDDHFLNRIDNLTVGLGRAASITLFAYFAIKIIGVAHGHHWNLLTTSYGYWFQLEIFGFVLLPCFLFAQGARYRNVGMIRITSIITVVGVILNRLNLSLITFNWNLPHREFPKWTEYIVVLTIFTVFILIFRWMVNRMPVLSEHPEYKEIH, encoded by the coding sequence ATGACCTTTGCTGAGTATCTAAAGTCCCTCATCACCCCCTTTAACATCATCGTCGCCTGCATCCTCTGCGTAGGGATCCCCTTTTATGTCATGCGCTACCTTCAGGGGTTGATCGCCGTGATGCACCCCTCCCATGAATACCCCTGGGGGCTCTTTATCTGCTTTGGGCTTTTGGGCACTGTCCCCCTCTCAGCTACGGGATTTATCATGGCCTCGGCCGTCTATCTCTTTGGGCTCAAAGAGTACAAGCCCCTCGTGCGCATGGCCATCCTCACCGGATTCCTGGGCTATGCCTGCGCTGTGGCCTTCATCTTCACCGATATCGGCCGCTCCTGGAGGCTCTATTACCCCATGCTTGTCTCCTATGGCCCTCAATCTATCCTCTTTCTGGTGGCCTGGCATGTGGCTCTCTATTTGTCCACCCAGTTTGTTGAGTTCTGCCCCGCCATCTTCGAGTGGCTGGGTGCGGATAGGTTCCGCCGCTGGGCCTTATACACCACCATCGGGGCCACCATCTTCGGGGTGATCCTCTCCACCCTCCATCAGTCGGCCCTCGGTGCCCTCTTTCTCCTCATGCCAGGGAAGGTCCACCCTCTATGGTATTCGCCCTATATCCCTGTATTCTTCTTCATCTCCAGCATCTGGGCCGGGCTGTCCATGATAATATTGGTGGCTTGGATATGCAAAAAGGCATTCAGGGGCAGGTCCGATGACCACTTTCTCAATAGGATCGACAACCTTACCGTCGGGCTGGGCAGGGCTGCCTCCATCACCCTGTTCGCATACTTCGCCATTAAGATCATCGGTGTAGCCCACGGCCACCACTGGAATCTCTTAACAACCTCTTATGGCTATTGGTTCCAGCTCGAGATCTTCGGTTTTGTTCTGCTCCCCTGTTTCCTCTTCGCCCAGGGTGCCCGCTACAGAAATGTGGGCATGATTCGAATCACCAGTATCATCACTGTCGTGGGGGTGATCCTCAACCGATTAAACCTCTCACTCATCACCTTCAACTGGAATCTCCCGCATCGGGAGTTCCCCAAGTGGACGGAATACATCGTCGTCCTTACCATCTTTACTGTCTTCATCCTCATCTTTCGCTGGATGGTAAATAGAATGCCTGTTTTGAGCGAACATCCAGAGTACAAGGAGATACACTAA
- a CDS encoding HAMP domain-containing protein: MPYRRLSVKLIFWVGVITVLVIGVFASVNLNTQRRNLLDEAILGAKHLSGTLKRSLRFDMLHNYRDAIYNSIETIGTQEEIEKVRIFNKEGMIMFSSDKEEMGHMVDKKAEACYVCHAVDKPLERLEIPKRSRIFRSGGYRVLGMISPIYNEPDCYNAACHVHPREQKVLGVLDISLSLAATDKRVKEIRDKTILFAAITILAISAIIGLFIQRAVYRPVKELAKGTTRVAAGDFDHTIPSRSEDEIGQLAESFNKMTQRLKAVQYQLLQSEKLASIGKLAATIAHEINNPLNGILTYTKLIERKLTEGAFKEGEIPKFLSYLTIMERETERCSSIVRNLLDFARQREPSLKPDVDINMVVEEAISLLANQIALQEIKVEKRFGQLPPIMADPMQLKQAFLNIILNSCETMQNEGRLTITTAFSDKGKVVKLEIMDNGAGIAKEDLPKIFDPFFTSKEKGTGLGLSVVYGIINSHQGNIEVKSKVDEGTTFIIKLPTQVKVTETSPPAG; encoded by the coding sequence ATGCCGTATCGCAGACTGAGTGTCAAGCTCATCTTTTGGGTGGGGGTTATTACGGTTCTGGTGATAGGTGTCTTCGCCTCTGTCAACTTAAACACCCAGAGGAGAAACCTGCTCGATGAGGCCATCCTAGGGGCCAAACATCTGAGTGGCACGCTGAAGAGGAGCCTCAGGTTCGACATGCTGCACAACTATCGGGATGCCATCTACAACTCTATCGAGACCATTGGAACACAGGAGGAGATAGAGAAGGTAAGGATATTCAACAAAGAGGGGATGATCATGTTCTCCTCCGATAAGGAAGAGATGGGGCATATGGTGGACAAAAAGGCCGAGGCCTGCTACGTATGCCATGCCGTGGATAAGCCCCTGGAGAGGTTGGAGATCCCGAAGAGGAGCAGGATCTTCAGGTCTGGTGGGTACCGGGTTCTGGGTATGATAAGCCCTATCTACAATGAGCCCGATTGCTATAACGCCGCGTGCCATGTCCATCCCCGTGAGCAGAAGGTCTTGGGGGTGCTTGACATCTCGCTGTCTCTGGCCGCTACCGACAAAAGGGTAAAGGAGATCAGGGATAAGACCATACTGTTTGCGGCCATCACCATCTTGGCAATCTCTGCTATCATCGGTCTGTTCATCCAGAGGGCGGTCTATCGACCGGTCAAAGAGTTGGCCAAGGGGACGACCAGGGTGGCGGCAGGGGATTTTGACCACACCATCCCCTCCCGCTCCGAGGATGAGATTGGACAACTGGCCGAATCCTTCAACAAGATGACCCAGAGGCTGAAGGCGGTCCAATATCAGCTCTTACAATCGGAGAAGCTGGCCTCCATCGGGAAGTTGGCCGCCACTATCGCCCATGAGATAAACAACCCCTTGAATGGGATCCTGACCTACACCAAGCTGATCGAGAGGAAGCTGACTGAGGGGGCCTTCAAGGAGGGGGAGATCCCTAAGTTCCTCTCCTATCTGACGATCATGGAGAGGGAAACAGAGAGGTGCAGCAGCATCGTGAGAAACCTCCTCGACTTTGCCCGACAGAGGGAACCCTCCCTGAAGCCCGATGTGGATATCAATATGGTAGTGGAGGAGGCCATCTCCCTGTTGGCCAATCAGATAGCCCTGCAAGAGATCAAAGTGGAGAAAAGGTTTGGCCAGCTCCCCCCCATTATGGCCGACCCGATGCAGTTGAAGCAGGCCTTCCTCAATATCATCCTCAACTCCTGCGAGACCATGCAAAATGAGGGCAGATTGACCATCACCACCGCCTTTTCAGACAAGGGAAAAGTGGTGAAGCTGGAGATTATGGACAATGGGGCAGGTATCGCAAAAGAAGATCTGCCCAAGATCTTTGACCCCTTCTTTACCTCCAAGGAGAAGGGCACAGGGCTGGGGCTATCGGTGGTATATGGGATCATCAACTCCCACCAGGGCAATATCGAGGTAAAGAGCAAAGTGGACGAGGGTACCACCTTCATCATCAAGTTACCCACACAGGTCAAGGTAACTGAGACAAGCCCTCCAGCCGGATGA
- a CDS encoding sigma-54-dependent Fis family transcriptional regulator — protein sequence MKREVKILVVDDEEIVRSSLLDWLQEDGYQVEAAEDGFKALEKIKEKTWDIALVDLKMPKMDGLELMKKIKEIQPQVQVIIITAYATVHTAVQAIKTGAYDYLVKPFNPEEISLLIKRLIESQKLIKEISYLRKELKKQYQFHDLMSKSRKMQEVFELARTIAKSNSNILILGESGTGKELLARAIHNESLRTTGPFIPVSCVALTETLLESELFGHEKGAFTDAIAQKKGKFELADGGTIFLDEIGDISPKLQLNLLRVLQEKEFTRVGGTRPIKVDVRIIAATNRDLRGAVEEGTFRDDLYYRLNVISIDIPPLRERKEDIPLLVHHFIEKFNIEMGKRVERISEEALDILMKYDWQGNVRELENVIERALVITKGNFIKAEELHLSPQVMKEEVLLPSLEEKGLKAIEKQHILRILDENNWNIQKSAEILGIDRVTLYNKIKKYNLKKG from the coding sequence ATGAAAAGAGAAGTGAAAATATTGGTGGTCGATGATGAAGAGATAGTGCGAAGCTCCCTGCTCGATTGGCTGCAAGAGGATGGATACCAGGTGGAGGCCGCTGAGGATGGCTTCAAGGCCTTGGAAAAGATCAAGGAGAAGACCTGGGACATCGCCCTGGTGGATTTAAAGATGCCCAAGATGGATGGCCTGGAGTTGATGAAAAAGATAAAAGAGATCCAGCCCCAGGTCCAGGTGATCATCATCACCGCCTATGCTACGGTCCACACGGCCGTGCAGGCCATAAAAACGGGGGCCTATGACTACTTGGTCAAACCCTTCAACCCCGAGGAGATATCCTTGCTTATCAAGAGGTTGATTGAGAGCCAAAAGTTGATAAAGGAGATATCCTATCTGCGCAAGGAACTAAAAAAACAGTATCAATTTCACGACCTGATGAGCAAGAGTCGCAAGATGCAAGAGGTCTTTGAATTGGCCCGCACCATCGCCAAGAGCAACTCCAACATCTTGATACTCGGCGAAAGTGGCACGGGGAAAGAGCTCCTGGCAAGGGCAATCCACAATGAGAGCTTGCGGACTACAGGACCTTTCATACCTGTCTCCTGTGTCGCCCTGACCGAGACCTTGCTCGAGAGTGAGCTCTTCGGACACGAGAAAGGGGCCTTTACCGATGCCATAGCGCAGAAAAAGGGAAAGTTTGAGCTTGCCGATGGCGGTACCATATTCCTGGATGAGATTGGAGACATAAGCCCCAAGTTGCAACTCAATCTCCTCCGGGTCTTACAAGAGAAGGAGTTCACCCGGGTGGGGGGGACAAGACCGATCAAGGTCGATGTACGCATCATCGCCGCTACCAATCGGGACCTGAGAGGGGCGGTGGAGGAGGGAACATTCAGAGATGACCTCTACTACCGCCTGAACGTCATCTCCATAGATATACCCCCCCTGAGGGAACGAAAGGAAGATATCCCCCTCTTGGTCCATCACTTTATAGAGAAGTTTAACATAGAGATGGGGAAAAGGGTCGAAAGGATTTCGGAAGAGGCTTTGGACATCTTGATGAAATACGACTGGCAGGGCAATGTGCGGGAGCTGGAGAATGTAATAGAACGCGCCCTGGTCATCACCAAGGGGAATTTCATCAAGGCAGAGGAACTGCATCTATCCCCTCAGGTAATGAAGGAAGAAGTTCTTTTGCCATCATTAGAAGAAAAGGGCCTCAAAGCCATTGAAAAACAACATATATTAAGAATCCTAGACGAAAACAATTGGAATATCCAAAAATCAGCTGAGATATTAGGAATAGACCGCGTCACCCTCTACAATAAGATCAAAAAATACAACCTAAAAAAGGGTTAG
- a CDS encoding MCP four helix bundle domain-containing protein codes for MKLSIGKKLGLAFVVVVVVMVLAGGFGLYQLNRSGACLRDMSEHEMTAALAAFGIRGNFDEMVWATKNLLLRGTDQETFYKEIEKFNYKKNRLETIWKPMLEKVLKGPDITDEQRKFYDDFKREYADFNDAWEQALPVYQAQGQQAADAIMRGKGRGGADSLIALVRSLRAATFKDMMECAARTRTAIIIMLVAFVVAVVIAIVATFYIARQLTMAIEEVAKIRRGD; via the coding sequence ATGAAACTAAGTATCGGAAAGAAACTGGGTTTGGCCTTCGTGGTGGTGGTGGTGGTGATGGTCTTGGCCGGGGGCTTCGGCCTCTACCAGTTGAACAGGTCGGGCGCTTGCCTCAGGGACATGTCCGAGCACGAGATGACCGCAGCCCTGGCTGCCTTTGGCATCCGGGGCAACTTTGACGAGATGGTGTGGGCCACGAAAAACCTGCTCTTGCGTGGCACGGATCAGGAGACCTTCTACAAGGAGATTGAGAAGTTCAACTACAAAAAGAACCGGCTGGAGACAATCTGGAAGCCTATGCTCGAGAAAGTCCTGAAAGGACCGGATATAACCGACGAACAAAGGAAGTTCTATGATGACTTCAAACGCGAGTACGCTGACTTCAACGATGCCTGGGAACAGGCCCTGCCGGTGTATCAGGCTCAGGGCCAGCAGGCAGCGGATGCTATCATGAGAGGCAAGGGCCGGGGAGGCGCTGATTCCCTCATCGCTCTGGTGAGGTCACTGCGTGCAGCTACTTTTAAGGACATGATGGAATGCGCGGCCCGGACACGAACGGCGATCATCATTATGCTGGTCGCATTCGTCGTGGCTGTGGTGATAGCTATCGTGGCAACCTTCTACATTGCCAGGCAGTTGACCATGGCTATCGAGGAGGTGGCCAAGATCAGGCGTGGCGACTAG
- a CDS encoding glycine cleavage system protein H, giving the protein MDIFLTKGIEYLLVIDFLLILILFWMALTTPTPTRAAYRFATERLIPAIAEWFHLPEERYYHQGHSWAMPQGHGIVKIGVDDFAQKLVGRPTTVNLPPIGSRIEQGEVGWSLGFDAKTIDMISPVNGEVVAINKDVLRDPSVITQDPYEKGWLVMVKADKIKADLKNLLTGKLARAWMGETVDALRGRVAGDLGVVYQEEGLPVSGIAKNLSPDEWDRLAKEFLLTA; this is encoded by the coding sequence GTGGATATCTTTCTGACAAAAGGTATTGAATATCTACTTGTAATTGATTTTCTTCTGATACTAATTCTCTTCTGGATGGCTTTGACTACACCCACACCCACACGGGCAGCATACCGGTTTGCTACTGAACGGCTGATTCCTGCGATCGCTGAATGGTTCCACCTCCCGGAGGAGAGATATTATCACCAGGGGCATAGCTGGGCAATGCCACAGGGTCACGGGATTGTGAAGATTGGAGTGGACGATTTCGCCCAGAAACTCGTTGGCAGACCCACCACTGTAAACCTTCCCCCCATTGGTTCACGGATTGAACAGGGTGAGGTAGGATGGAGCCTCGGTTTCGATGCAAAAACGATCGATATGATCTCTCCTGTAAACGGAGAGGTCGTTGCAATCAACAAAGATGTTTTGAGAGACCCCAGTGTCATAACTCAGGATCCATATGAGAAGGGGTGGCTTGTAATGGTCAAGGCCGATAAGATAAAGGCAGACCTCAAGAACCTCCTCACTGGTAAGCTCGCAAGGGCATGGATGGGGGAAACAGTTGATGCCCTCCGAGGGAGGGTGGCAGGTGATCTCGGCGTTGTCTATCAAGAGGAAGGTCTCCCTGTGTCAGGGATTGCCAAAAACCTCTCCCCTGACGAATGGGATAGGCTTGCAAAAGAATTCCTTCTGACAGCATAA
- a CDS encoding cytochrome c3 family protein: MRSFKLILGIGICLFVAAYASKSKVLAISSQIEGLETLTLDSISKRYEPVIFSHEMHTEVAESCAACHHTPPGETLACSDCHTTPLDPENKSKLGLKGAYHMQCLGCHRDAESGPMGCTDCHAKRGGAQ; the protein is encoded by the coding sequence ATGAGATCGTTTAAGCTCATTTTAGGGATTGGAATTTGTCTTTTTGTCGCCGCATATGCGAGCAAGAGTAAGGTCTTGGCAATTTCCAGCCAAATAGAGGGACTTGAGACCCTAACCTTGGACAGCATTTCTAAGAGATATGAACCGGTAATCTTCTCTCATGAGATGCATACAGAGGTGGCCGAAAGTTGCGCCGCGTGTCATCATACTCCACCAGGGGAAACCCTTGCCTGTTCTGATTGTCATACTACTCCTCTTGATCCCGAAAATAAGAGCAAACTGGGTTTAAAGGGGGCCTATCACATGCAGTGTCTTGGCTGCCATCGGGACGCTGAGAGCGGCCCGATGGGATGCACGGACTGTCACGCCAAAAGGGGTGGTGCCCAATGA
- a CDS encoding 4Fe-4S dicluster domain-containing protein: MDRRRFLKTLGAGILGTAGTTLTASRLKAEGVVGGKEFVGVLVDTTRCIGCRSCEEACAEAHDLPVPDISDESVFEKRRDTSVTQWTVVNRYETKKGEVFVKRQCMHCSQPGCVAACLVKAMKKRKQGPVTWDENCMGCRYCMVSCPFDIPKFEYNSWNPRIQKCNLCWERLKQGEQPACVEACPQEALVFGTRRELVEEAKRRIYQRPEKYVHHIYGEYEVGGTEWLYLSAVPFEQIGFRTDLGTIAYPEYSTGFLYAVPIVLILWPMFLMGVSYITKREEEIGREGETR; encoded by the coding sequence ATGGATAGGAGAAGATTTCTCAAGACCTTAGGGGCAGGCATATTAGGGACAGCTGGGACTACTTTGACAGCGAGTAGGCTTAAGGCTGAAGGGGTTGTTGGGGGAAAGGAGTTTGTGGGTGTCCTTGTTGACACCACTCGGTGTATCGGCTGCCGTAGCTGTGAGGAGGCATGCGCAGAGGCACATGATCTGCCAGTCCCTGATATAAGCGATGAGTCCGTATTTGAGAAGAGGCGGGACACATCAGTGACACAATGGACAGTTGTCAATCGCTATGAGACTAAAAAAGGAGAGGTCTTTGTAAAGAGGCAATGTATGCACTGTAGTCAGCCTGGCTGTGTTGCAGCATGCCTGGTGAAGGCAATGAAAAAAAGAAAGCAAGGACCTGTCACCTGGGATGAAAACTGTATGGGCTGCAGGTACTGCATGGTCTCCTGCCCCTTTGACATCCCAAAGTTTGAATACAATAGCTGGAATCCCAGGATCCAGAAGTGCAACCTCTGCTGGGAGAGGCTCAAACAAGGAGAGCAGCCTGCTTGTGTTGAGGCCTGTCCACAGGAGGCACTGGTCTTTGGCACAAGGAGGGAACTCGTTGAAGAGGCAAAAAGGCGAATATATCAGAGACCAGAAAAATATGTTCACCACATTTATGGAGAATATGAAGTGGGTGGCACTGAATGGCTCTATCTTTCAGCAGTCCCATTTGAGCAGATAGGCTTCAGGACAGACCTCGGAACGATCGCCTATCCAGAATATTCCACGGGCTTTCTCTATGCGGTCCCCATCGTGCTGATCCTCTGGCCTATGTTCCTGATGGGAGTGAGCTATATAACAAAAAGGGAAGAAGAGATAGGAAGAGAGGGAGAAACGAGATGA